The following coding sequences lie in one Sphingobium sp. KCTC 72723 genomic window:
- the leuC gene encoding 3-isopropylmalate dehydratase large subunit, whose amino-acid sequence MVKPRTLYEKIWDAHVVERRPDGTCLIYIDRHLVHEVTSPQAFEGLRLAGRKVRRPDLTLAVPDHNLPTTPRRDADGNRIPIADPQSAQQLAALETNAPEFGIRLIGDADAEQGIVHVVGPEQGFTLPGTTLVCGDSHTSSHGALGALAFGIGTSEVEHVLATQTLLLKQSKTMEVVVEGELGFGVTPKDVALAICGRIGTAGGTGYVMEYRGSVFRDMSVEGRLTVANMSIEAGARSGLFAPDEKTFAYLKGRPMAPKGADWDAALGWWRTLVTDEGAAFDQSIVIDAADIVPTVTWGTSPEDVVAVTGTVPSPDSFEDASKRAAVQKSLDYMGLSAGQKLSDVTVEHIFIGSCTNSRIEDLRAAAALLKGRHIASGIKHAMVVPGSGLVKRQAEAEGLDRIFTDAGFEWREPGCSACLGMNPDKVPAGERCASTSNRNFMGRQGPGARTHLVSPAMAAAAALTGRLTDVRELLKKEEGMA is encoded by the coding sequence ATGGTTAAGCCTCGCACCCTCTATGAGAAGATCTGGGACGCGCATGTCGTCGAGCGCCGCCCGGATGGCACCTGCCTGATCTATATTGATCGCCATCTGGTCCATGAAGTGACCTCGCCACAGGCGTTCGAGGGGCTTAGGCTCGCCGGGCGCAAGGTGCGGCGGCCCGATCTGACGCTGGCGGTGCCGGACCATAATCTGCCCACGACTCCGCGCCGCGACGCGGACGGCAACCGTATTCCCATCGCCGACCCGCAAAGCGCGCAACAGCTTGCCGCGCTGGAAACGAACGCGCCGGAATTCGGCATCCGCCTCATCGGTGACGCGGACGCCGAACAGGGCATCGTCCATGTCGTCGGTCCCGAACAGGGCTTCACTTTGCCCGGAACGACTCTGGTGTGCGGCGACAGCCATACCAGCTCGCACGGCGCGCTGGGTGCGCTGGCGTTCGGCATCGGCACGTCCGAAGTCGAACATGTGCTGGCGACCCAGACCCTGCTGCTCAAACAGTCGAAAACGATGGAAGTCGTGGTCGAAGGTGAACTGGGCTTTGGCGTTACGCCCAAGGATGTCGCGCTGGCGATTTGCGGGCGCATCGGCACGGCGGGCGGCACCGGCTATGTCATGGAATATCGCGGATCGGTGTTCCGCGACATGTCGGTCGAAGGGCGGCTGACCGTCGCCAACATGTCGATCGAAGCGGGCGCTCGCTCCGGCCTGTTCGCCCCGGACGAAAAGACTTTCGCCTATCTCAAAGGCCGCCCGATGGCACCCAAAGGTGCCGACTGGGATGCGGCGCTTGGCTGGTGGCGCACCCTCGTCACCGACGAAGGCGCAGCTTTCGACCAGAGCATCGTGATCGACGCTGCCGACATCGTGCCGACCGTCACCTGGGGCACCAGCCCCGAAGACGTCGTCGCCGTTACCGGCACGGTCCCGTCGCCCGACAGTTTCGAGGATGCGTCCAAGCGCGCCGCCGTGCAAAAGTCGCTCGACTATATGGGGCTGAGCGCGGGGCAGAAGCTGAGCGACGTCACCGTCGAACATATCTTCATCGGCAGTTGCACCAACAGCCGGATCGAGGATCTGCGCGCCGCCGCTGCCCTGCTGAAGGGGCGGCATATCGCCAGCGGCATCAAGCACGCCATGGTCGTTCCCGGCTCCGGCCTCGTCAAACGGCAGGCGGAGGCCGAAGGGCTGGACCGCATCTTCACTGACGCTGGCTTCGAATGGCGCGAACCGGGCTGTTCGGCGTGCCTGGGCATGAACCCGGACAAGGTGCCAGCGGGCGAACGCTGCGCATCGACCAGCAACCGCAATTTCATGGGTCGTCAGGGTCCGGGCGCACGCACCCATCTCGTCTCGCCCGCCATGGCGGCGGCGGCGGCGCTGACCGGGCGGCTGACCGACGTGCGCGAATTGCTGAAAAAAGAAGAGGGGATGGCATAG
- a CDS encoding DUF1476 domain-containing protein, with translation MTTFDDRERAFENMFAHDQEMQFRIQARRNRLLGEWAAAKMGLTPEETDSYAKAVVQADFEEAGDEDVIRKLVGDMTSAGLDIDEPGVRAALEEQAVVARRMFIEAQ, from the coding sequence ATGACGACTTTCGACGATCGCGAACGGGCATTCGAAAATATGTTCGCCCATGACCAGGAAATGCAGTTCCGCATCCAGGCCCGGCGCAATCGCCTGCTGGGCGAATGGGCAGCGGCAAAGATGGGCCTGACCCCGGAAGAAACCGATTCCTATGCCAAGGCTGTGGTGCAGGCCGATTTCGAGGAAGCGGGCGACGAAGACGTCATCCGCAAGCTGGTCGGCGACATGACCTCGGCTGGCCTCGACATCGACGAACCGGGCGTGCGCGCCGCTCTGGAAGAACAGGCGGTCGTCGCACGCCGCATGTTCATCGAAGCACAATAA
- a CDS encoding BlaI/MecI/CopY family transcriptional regulator yields MEALWERAPLTANDVADRVATDRDWSVQTVKTLLSRLMAKDVIAADQDGRRFLYRPMVARDDYVASESGRLVNRLFGGRVSPLVAQLASQDQLSAQDIAELEAILKGLKS; encoded by the coding sequence ATGGAGGCGCTGTGGGAACGCGCGCCGCTGACCGCCAACGACGTGGCCGATCGCGTCGCCACCGACCGCGACTGGAGCGTGCAGACGGTCAAGACCCTGCTCTCGCGCCTGATGGCCAAGGATGTGATCGCCGCCGATCAGGACGGCCGCCGCTTCCTCTACCGCCCCATGGTGGCCCGCGACGATTATGTCGCCAGCGAATCGGGGCGGCTGGTCAACCGATTGTTCGGCGGGCGCGTGTCGCCGCTGGTCGCCCAACTGGCCAGTCAGGACCAGTTGAGCGCGCAGGACATTGCCGAACTGGAAGCGATCCTCAAGGGGTTGAAATCATGA
- a CDS encoding isocitrate lyase, which produces MTYQDNIAKAQALIGSHPGTWDGINAESVARMKLQNRFNTGLDIAKYTAGIMRRDMAAYDLDPANYTQSLGCWHGFIGQQKLIAIKKHFGTTKQKYLYLSGWMVAALRSDFGPLPDQSMHEKTSVAALIEELYTFLKQADARELGMMFRDLDKAREAGNAVEAQRIAHAIDNYETHVVPIIADIDAGFGNAEATYLLAKKMIEAGACALQIENQVSDEKQCGHQDGKVTVPHEDFLAKVRACRYAFLELGVDDGIIVTRTDSLGAGLTKQIAVSKEAGDIGDQYNSFLDCEEIDPATAKNGDVILNRDGKLLRPKRLPSNLFQFREGTGADRCVLDCITSLQNGADLLWIETEKPHIEQIASMVDRIREVIPNAKLVYNNSPSFNWTLNFRQQVYDAWVEAGKDVSAYDRARLMSVDYDATDLGQEADDRIRTFQRDAAARAGIFHHLITLPTYHTAALSTDNLAKTYFGEEGMLGYVEGVQRKEIRQGIACVKHQNMSGSDIGDDHKDYFAGEAALKAGGAHNTMNQFAA; this is translated from the coding sequence ATGACCTACCAGGATAATATCGCAAAGGCGCAAGCGCTGATCGGCAGCCATCCCGGCACCTGGGACGGCATCAATGCGGAATCCGTCGCGCGCATGAAGCTGCAAAACCGCTTCAACACCGGCCTCGACATCGCCAAATATACCGCGGGCATCATGCGCCGCGACATGGCCGCCTATGATCTCGACCCGGCCAACTACACCCAGTCGCTGGGTTGCTGGCACGGCTTCATCGGTCAGCAAAAGCTGATCGCCATTAAAAAGCATTTCGGCACGACCAAGCAGAAATATCTCTACCTGTCCGGCTGGATGGTCGCGGCGCTGCGCAGCGATTTCGGCCCGCTGCCTGATCAGTCGATGCACGAAAAGACCAGCGTCGCCGCGCTGATCGAGGAACTCTACACCTTCCTCAAGCAGGCCGACGCCCGCGAACTTGGCATGATGTTCCGCGATCTCGACAAGGCTCGCGAAGCCGGCAACGCGGTCGAGGCACAGCGCATCGCCCATGCCATCGACAATTATGAAACCCATGTCGTCCCCATCATCGCCGACATCGACGCAGGCTTCGGCAATGCCGAGGCGACCTACCTGCTCGCCAAGAAGATGATCGAGGCGGGCGCCTGCGCGCTCCAGATCGAGAACCAGGTTTCGGACGAAAAGCAGTGCGGGCATCAGGACGGCAAGGTCACCGTGCCGCATGAGGACTTCCTGGCCAAGGTCCGCGCCTGCCGCTACGCCTTCCTCGAACTGGGCGTTGATGATGGCATCATCGTCACCCGCACCGACTCGCTGGGCGCTGGCCTGACCAAGCAGATCGCGGTCAGCAAGGAAGCGGGCGACATTGGCGACCAATATAACAGCTTCCTCGATTGCGAGGAAATCGATCCGGCCACGGCGAAGAATGGCGACGTCATCCTGAACCGCGACGGCAAGCTGCTGCGCCCCAAGCGACTGCCCAGCAACCTGTTCCAGTTCCGCGAAGGCACCGGAGCGGACCGCTGCGTCCTCGACTGCATCACCTCGCTTCAGAACGGCGCGGACCTACTGTGGATCGAAACCGAAAAGCCGCACATCGAACAGATCGCCTCGATGGTCGACCGCATCCGTGAAGTCATCCCCAACGCCAAGCTGGTCTACAACAACTCGCCCAGCTTCAACTGGACGCTCAACTTCCGCCAGCAGGTTTATGACGCCTGGGTCGAAGCGGGCAAGGATGTCAGCGCCTATGACCGGGCGCGCCTGATGAGCGTCGATTATGACGCCACCGATCTGGGCCAAGAAGCCGACGACCGTATCCGCACCTTCCAGCGGGATGCGGCTGCACGAGCAGGGATTTTCCATCACCTCATCACCCTGCCGACCTATCACACCGCAGCGCTCAGCACCGATAATCTCGCCAAGACCTATTTCGGCGAGGAAGGTATGCTGGGCTATGTCGAGGGCGTCCAGCGCAAGGAAATCCGTCAGGGCATCGCCTGCGTCAAGCATCAGAATATGTCGGGCAGCGACATTGGCGACGATCACAAGGATTATTTCGCCGGGGAAGCCGCGCTCAAGGCGGGCGGCGCGCACAACACGATGAACCAATTCGCAGCCTAA
- a CDS encoding MFS transporter, with translation MTDPGARLSTRSLLIAGLSTVIEWYDFTLYLYLATTLSRIFFGGGADGVGYALAGFALAYLMRPLGAIVFGHIGDRHGRRVTMLLSMALMSGAMLATALLPTQAQMGASAGWLLLALRCLMAFSVGGEYTGVVAYLLESAQARRRGFVTSLASAASEVGGLIAVTLSAITVASMDQVALDSWGWRIPFFVGAAMAGLVLLARSTMEESPDFVRQREQNSIPAAPLRHSLTHHRPAIVRGFAISALGSITYYVGIVYVPNFLTGVAAMGEADALWLSTLAAVMVILVTPVTGHLSDRVGRRPVLVALALGGVALPVLMFGVMAQGSFVQALAGALVLAGLGGAVSAVGAVTTAEQFPGEGRLSGLALGATSATALFGGLTPYLSHILTQRSGWAATPGVMIAVVALGVLPFLWRMPETAPYPSIRSR, from the coding sequence ATGACCGATCCGGGCGCGCGCCTGTCCACGCGGTCGCTGTTGATCGCGGGGTTGTCCACGGTCATCGAATGGTATGATTTCACGCTCTATCTGTATCTGGCCACCACGCTGTCGCGCATTTTCTTTGGCGGCGGCGCGGATGGGGTCGGCTATGCGCTGGCGGGGTTTGCGCTGGCCTATCTGATGCGGCCGCTGGGTGCGATCGTCTTTGGCCATATCGGCGACCGCCATGGCAGGCGGGTGACGATGCTGTTGTCGATGGCACTGATGAGCGGGGCGATGCTGGCCACCGCGCTGCTGCCGACGCAGGCGCAGATGGGAGCATCGGCGGGATGGCTGCTGCTGGCGCTGCGCTGCCTGATGGCGTTTTCGGTCGGGGGCGAATATACCGGCGTGGTCGCCTATTTGCTGGAAAGCGCACAGGCGCGGCGACGGGGTTTCGTCACGTCGCTCGCGTCGGCGGCGAGCGAGGTTGGCGGGCTGATCGCGGTGACGCTGTCGGCGATTACCGTTGCCAGCATGGATCAGGTGGCGCTCGATAGCTGGGGGTGGCGGATACCCTTTTTCGTCGGCGCAGCGATGGCGGGACTTGTGCTGCTGGCCCGGTCGACCATGGAAGAATCGCCCGATTTCGTGCGGCAACGTGAGCAGAACAGCATTCCCGCCGCGCCGTTGCGCCACAGCCTGACCCATCATCGCCCGGCGATAGTGCGCGGCTTTGCCATATCGGCGCTGGGATCGATCACTTATTATGTCGGCATCGTCTATGTCCCCAATTTCCTGACCGGGGTGGCGGCGATGGGTGAAGCCGATGCGCTGTGGCTGTCCACGCTGGCGGCGGTCATGGTCATTTTGGTTACGCCGGTCACGGGCCATTTGTCGGACCGGGTGGGGCGCAGGCCGGTGCTGGTCGCGCTGGCGCTGGGCGGGGTCGCGTTGCCGGTGCTGATGTTCGGGGTGATGGCACAGGGTAGCTTCGTGCAGGCGCTGGCCGGGGCGCTGGTGCTGGCGGGGCTGGGCGGCGCGGTCAGTGCCGTGGGGGCAGTGACGACGGCGGAGCAGTTTCCGGGCGAAGGGCGACTGAGCGGCCTGGCGCTCGGCGCGACCAGCGCCACGGCCTTGTTCGGCGGGCTGACCCCCTATCTGTCGCATATCCTGACCCAGCGGAGCGGATGGGCGGCGACGCCCGGCGTGATGATTGCGGTCGTGGCGCTGGGCGTGCTGCCATTCCTTTGGCGGATGCCGGAAACCGCGCCTTATCCCTCGATCAGGTCGAGATAG
- a CDS encoding glutathione S-transferase family protein: MAYTLITANRNYSSWSLRPWVLMTALGIPFTDRIEPFVHATNYAAFRSFSPTGQVPALIDGDRAVWDSLGIILYLADRHPAVWPSDEAARGWAQCATTEMHSGFSTLRNDCTMNVGVRVEPHMPSPALNRDIARLAELWGEGLARFGGPFLAGDAFTAVDAFYAPVAFRVRTYGLDVGPAGQAWVDHMLAHPAMRAWEAAALAETWREDSHEAEIGAAGRIIEDYRAV, from the coding sequence ATGGCCTACACGCTCATCACCGCGAACCGCAATTACAGCAGCTGGTCGCTGCGCCCATGGGTGCTGATGACGGCGCTGGGGATCCCTTTCACCGACCGCATCGAACCCTTCGTCCATGCCACCAACTATGCCGCCTTCCGCAGCTTTTCGCCCACGGGGCAGGTGCCGGCGCTCATCGACGGTGATCGGGCGGTCTGGGATTCGCTGGGCATCATCCTCTATCTGGCCGACCGGCATCCCGCCGTCTGGCCGTCCGACGAAGCGGCGCGCGGCTGGGCGCAATGCGCGACGACCGAAATGCACAGCGGCTTTTCCACTCTGCGCAACGATTGCACCATGAATGTCGGCGTCCGGGTGGAACCGCATATGCCATCCCCCGCGCTCAACCGCGACATCGCCCGGCTGGCCGAATTGTGGGGCGAAGGGCTGGCGCGCTTTGGCGGACCGTTTCTGGCGGGCGATGCTTTCACCGCCGTCGATGCCTTCTACGCGCCGGTCGCCTTCCGGGTGCGGACCTATGGGCTGGATGTCGGTCCTGCCGGGCAGGCATGGGTCGATCATATGCTGGCCCACCCCGCCATGCGCGCGTGGGAAGCCGCCGCCCTTGCCGAAACATGGCGCGAGGACAGCCATGAGGCAGAGATCGGCGCGGCTGGACGCATCATCGAAGATTATCGCGCCGTTTAA
- a CDS encoding BolA/IbaG family iron-sulfur metabolism protein: MPMAADDIADMIRTAIPDADVEITDLAGDGDHYAARVVAESFRGMSRVAQQRAVYAALGGRMGGVLHALQLTTAVPN, translated from the coding sequence ATGCCAATGGCCGCCGACGATATTGCCGACATGATCCGCACCGCCATCCCGGACGCTGATGTCGAAATCACCGACCTGGCCGGAGACGGCGACCATTATGCCGCGCGCGTCGTGGCGGAAAGTTTCCGGGGCATGAGCCGGGTGGCGCAACAGCGCGCGGTCTATGCCGCGCTGGGCGGGCGCATGGGCGGCGTCCTGCACGCCTTGCAACTGACCACGGCGGTTCCCAACTAA
- a CDS encoding short-chain fatty acyl-CoA regulator family protein, whose amino-acid sequence MRKDSPVYMGPRLRRLRRDLGLTQADMAADLDISASYVALLERNQRPLTADMLLRLARTYKLDMAEVAGDGGTEQTARLHAVLKDPMFADIDLPQLATGDVAVNYPGITEALLRLYTSYREEHLALADRGVRAEDAPDAPDPVAEARRFIAARRNSFPLLDDAAERLAAEAEAEGGLTGWLRAKHNLRVRRLPSDVMAGSLRRYDRHRDAVLLDDALDSASSAFQLALQIAYLEMRKAFDAILKDGQFSGESERRLTRRALASYGAAAILMPYGAFAKAVEARRYDVEALARQFGTSFEQTAHRLTTLQKPGQERVPFFFLRVDPAGNVSKRLDGAGFPFARHGGSCPLWSVHRVFETPRAVVTQWLELPDGQRFFSIARTVTAGGGGWGAPRVDRAIALCCAADHAHRLIYTQGSPAAEPTPIGVTCRLCHRPQCLARSAPPIGRDMLPDDYRRTRAPFGFADG is encoded by the coding sequence ATGCGTAAGGATAGCCCGGTTTATATGGGGCCAAGGCTGCGCCGCCTGCGCCGCGACCTGGGCCTGACGCAGGCGGATATGGCCGCCGATCTGGATATTTCGGCGTCCTATGTCGCGTTGCTGGAACGCAACCAGCGGCCATTGACCGCCGACATGCTGTTGCGGCTGGCGCGGACGTATAAGCTGGACATGGCGGAGGTGGCAGGCGACGGCGGCACGGAGCAGACGGCGCGGCTGCACGCGGTGCTGAAAGACCCGATGTTCGCGGACATCGATCTGCCGCAGTTGGCGACGGGGGATGTCGCAGTCAATTATCCGGGCATCACCGAAGCGTTGCTGCGGCTTTATACCAGTTACCGCGAGGAGCATCTAGCGCTCGCCGACCGGGGGGTGCGCGCGGAGGATGCGCCCGACGCGCCCGATCCGGTGGCCGAAGCGCGTCGGTTCATTGCGGCGCGGCGCAACAGTTTTCCGCTGCTGGACGATGCGGCGGAAAGACTGGCGGCAGAGGCGGAAGCTGAGGGCGGGCTGACCGGATGGTTGCGGGCCAAACATAATTTGCGGGTTCGCCGCTTGCCGTCCGATGTGATGGCCGGGTCGCTACGCCGTTATGACCGGCATCGCGACGCCGTGCTGCTGGACGATGCGCTCGATAGCGCCAGTTCCGCTTTTCAACTGGCGCTCCAGATCGCCTATCTGGAGATGCGCAAAGCCTTTGACGCTATATTGAAGGACGGGCAATTCAGCGGCGAAAGCGAGCGTCGGCTGACCCGGCGGGCGCTGGCCAGTTACGGGGCGGCGGCGATATTGATGCCCTATGGTGCCTTTGCCAAGGCGGTGGAGGCGCGGCGTTATGATGTCGAGGCGCTGGCCCGGCAGTTCGGCACCAGTTTCGAGCAGACCGCCCATCGGCTGACGACGTTGCAGAAGCCGGGGCAGGAACGGGTGCCTTTCTTTTTCCTGCGAGTCGACCCGGCGGGCAATGTGTCCAAGCGGCTGGATGGCGCGGGCTTTCCCTTTGCCCGGCATGGCGGCTCCTGCCCGCTCTGGTCGGTGCATCGGGTGTTCGAGACGCCCCGCGCGGTCGTGACCCAATGGCTGGAACTGCCCGATGGCCAGCGTTTCTTTTCCATCGCCCGCACCGTGACCGCCGGGGGTGGCGGATGGGGTGCGCCCAGGGTAGACCGAGCGATCGCGCTATGCTGCGCCGCCGACCATGCCCATCGGCTGATCTATACGCAAGGCAGCCCGGCAGCCGAGCCGACGCCCATCGGCGTGACGTGCCGCCTGTGCCACCGGCCCCAATGCCTGGCCCGATCCGCCCCGCCGATCGGCCGGGACATGTTGCCCGACGATTATCGGCGGACCAGAGCGCCCTTTGGCTTTGCGGACGGCTGA
- a CDS encoding DUF885 domain-containing protein — MNRRQFLATSGASALTAATAAPAFAQSGSGNARLRAMLDGFFYERLDDSPEQATRLGLDSGARAALRGKLSDTSAAGMARDLARSKAQARQLASIDRKSLSANARLDYDVVAYQLDRAVGGEKFGYGETAGRYAPYVLSQLTGSYRETPDFLDSQHRVKDAADADAYLARLEAFPIAMDGELARQQADAARGVFAPDYILDTTLKMQASLRDQPAAQTVLVASFAKKLAAAGLPPERAAQAEKIVTDKVFPALDRQRALVQALRAKTSHDAGVWRLPDGEAFYAAAAEAATTTALTGEEIHRIGLDQVAEISARIDTILKGEGMSQGSVGDRLVALNQRPDQLFPNTDPGGEALLAQLNTQIIAMQKRLGEAFSTVPKAPVEVRRVPVTIQAGAPGGYYQNASLDGSRPAIYYINLRDTFDRPKFGLATLAHHEAVPGHHLQVSVALESESIPIIRRRGGYSGYSEGWALYSEQLADEMGMYAGDPLGQVGYLQSLLFRATRLVVDSGMHAKRWSREKATDYLIATTGIARGRSQGEIDRYTVWPGQACSYKIGHTVWNELREEVKRKQGAQFDIKAFHDVLTLGAMPLDILKQAVRQQAGIA, encoded by the coding sequence GTGAACCGACGCCAATTTCTTGCCACCAGCGGCGCGAGCGCGCTGACCGCCGCTACGGCTGCGCCTGCTTTTGCCCAATCGGGCAGCGGCAATGCACGCCTGCGCGCCATGCTGGACGGGTTTTTCTACGAACGGCTGGACGATTCGCCGGAGCAGGCGACGCGGCTTGGCCTGGACAGCGGGGCGCGGGCCGCGTTGCGCGGCAAGCTGAGCGATACCAGCGCGGCGGGCATGGCGCGCGATCTGGCGCGGAGCAAGGCGCAGGCAAGGCAGTTAGCCAGCATCGACCGCAAGTCTTTGAGCGCAAACGCCAGGCTGGACTATGATGTGGTCGCCTATCAGCTGGATCGGGCGGTCGGCGGCGAAAAATTCGGCTATGGCGAGACGGCGGGCCGGTATGCGCCCTATGTGCTGAGCCAGTTGACCGGCAGCTATCGCGAGACGCCCGACTTCCTCGATTCGCAGCATCGGGTGAAGGATGCGGCGGACGCCGACGCCTATCTGGCGCGGCTGGAAGCCTTCCCGATCGCCATGGACGGCGAACTGGCCCGGCAGCAGGCCGATGCGGCCAGGGGCGTGTTCGCGCCGGACTATATTCTGGACACGACGTTGAAGATGCAGGCGTCGCTGCGGGACCAGCCAGCGGCGCAGACCGTGCTGGTCGCGTCCTTTGCCAAGAAGCTGGCCGCTGCCGGACTGCCGCCCGAACGCGCCGCGCAGGCCGAGAAGATCGTGACGGATAAGGTCTTCCCCGCGCTCGACAGGCAACGCGCGCTGGTGCAGGCATTGCGGGCAAAGACCAGCCATGATGCGGGCGTATGGCGCCTGCCCGATGGCGAGGCTTTCTATGCGGCGGCGGCAGAAGCGGCGACCACGACGGCGCTGACCGGCGAGGAGATTCACCGCATCGGGCTGGATCAGGTCGCGGAAATCAGCGCGCGGATCGACACGATCCTGAAAGGCGAAGGGATGAGCCAGGGGAGCGTGGGCGATCGTCTCGTCGCGCTGAACCAGCGGCCCGACCAGCTGTTCCCCAACACCGATCCGGGGGGCGAGGCGCTGCTGGCGCAGCTCAATACCCAGATCATCGCGATGCAGAAGCGGTTGGGCGAAGCGTTCAGCACCGTGCCGAAAGCGCCGGTTGAGGTCCGCCGCGTGCCGGTGACCATTCAGGCGGGCGCGCCGGGCGGCTATTATCAGAATGCGTCGCTGGATGGGTCGCGGCCCGCCATCTATTATATCAACCTGCGCGACACGTTCGACCGGCCCAAATTCGGGCTGGCGACGCTGGCCCATCATGAGGCGGTGCCGGGCCATCATCTGCAAGTGTCGGTCGCGTTGGAATCGGAATCGATCCCGATAATCCGGCGGCGCGGCGGCTATAGCGGCTATAGCGAAGGCTGGGCGCTCTATTCCGAGCAGCTGGCCGACGAAATGGGCATGTATGCAGGCGATCCGCTGGGCCAGGTCGGCTATCTCCAGTCGTTGCTGTTCCGCGCGACGCGGCTGGTAGTGGACAGCGGGATGCACGCGAAACGGTGGAGCCGGGAGAAGGCGACCGATTATCTGATCGCCACCACTGGCATCGCGCGCGGGCGCAGCCAAGGGGAAATCGACCGCTACACCGTCTGGCCGGGTCAGGCGTGCAGTTACAAGATCGGCCATACCGTATGGAACGAATTACGCGAGGAAGTGAAGCGCAAGCAGGGCGCGCAGTTCGACATCAAGGCGTTTCATGACGTGTTGACGCTGGGGGCGATGCCGCTGGACATATTGAAGCAGGCGGTGCGGCAGCAGGCGGGGATTGCCTGA
- the leuD gene encoding 3-isopropylmalate dehydratase small subunit — MEKLTTVEGKAYPFGMKNVDTDIVIPSHWLKTISRTGLGKGAFEVLRKEPGNVFDDPAYAGSPILIAGDNFGCGSSREHAAWALGDLGIKVVIAPSFSDIFSSNAFKNGILTVVLPQSAIDRLMEVAETDEIHVDLEQQTVTTQFQDRFAFEIDPFRKHCLLGGLDEIGLTLGDADGIGVYEKAVVHDRPWIIPAVA, encoded by the coding sequence ATGGAAAAGCTGACGACCGTTGAGGGCAAAGCCTATCCGTTCGGGATGAAGAATGTCGACACCGACATCGTCATTCCCTCGCACTGGCTCAAGACGATTTCGCGCACCGGCCTTGGCAAGGGCGCGTTCGAAGTGCTGCGCAAGGAACCGGGCAACGTCTTTGACGATCCGGCCTATGCGGGCAGTCCGATACTGATCGCAGGCGACAATTTCGGCTGCGGGTCCAGCCGCGAACATGCTGCCTGGGCCTTGGGCGATCTTGGCATCAAGGTCGTGATCGCGCCCAGCTTCTCCGACATTTTTTCCAGCAATGCGTTCAAGAACGGCATATTGACCGTCGTTCTGCCACAGTCGGCGATCGACCGGCTGATGGAAGTGGCCGAAACGGACGAAATCCATGTCGATCTGGAACAGCAGACCGTCACCACCCAGTTTCAGGATCGCTTTGCGTTCGAAATCGACCCGTTCCGCAAACATTGCCTGCTGGGCGGGCTGGACGAAATCGGCCTGACGCTGGGCGATGCGGACGGAATTGGCGTGTATGAAAAGGCCGTGGTGCATGATCGCCCCTGGATCATCCCCGCCGTTGCGTAA
- the grxD gene encoding Grx4 family monothiol glutaredoxin, with translation MTDAVHQRIADIVNANDVVLFMKGTPLFPQCGFSSRAIAILEHLGVGYDTVDVLQDQAVRQGIKGFSDWPTIPQLYVKGEFVGGSDIMMEMYEAGELQQLMTDQGVAAAS, from the coding sequence ATGACCGACGCCGTACATCAGCGGATTGCCGACATCGTGAACGCCAATGATGTGGTGCTGTTCATGAAGGGGACGCCCCTTTTCCCGCAATGCGGCTTTTCCAGCCGCGCGATCGCCATTCTGGAGCATCTGGGCGTGGGCTATGACACGGTCGACGTCTTGCAGGATCAGGCCGTGCGTCAGGGGATCAAGGGCTTTTCCGACTGGCCGACCATCCCACAGCTTTATGTGAAGGGTGAATTTGTCGGCGGCAGCGACATCATGATGGAAATGTATGAAGCGGGCGAATTGCAGCAACTGATGACCGATCAGGGCGTCGCTGCGGCCAGCTGA